A stretch of the Perca fluviatilis chromosome 17, GENO_Pfluv_1.0, whole genome shotgun sequence genome encodes the following:
- the cldn23.1 gene encoding claudin 23a, whose amino-acid sequence MPRLESQEWIRTSMRTPGILIFGMVLAPCGFVLNLIATAAPNWRTLNNLPNNPPSNFIEQGIWQICSGSTIVTGVTCGLQDTLYFSNQIIQVAQGLMLASLIVTIIGLCVAIPGVRCWTDRPNWVVAGLGGLLFFLSGVMTIIPIAWYTRIINTVTTVSPTIAVSVGYCIILGYIGGIFEILAGIVMAVGICRCCGGKNRGERRIEEVTGPRFSHQRQPQRRVEVPSLHRARSSVSSSVPYSKDSMDEDVSFPRAKRNPTRSVNPSYSGRPYDADL is encoded by the coding sequence atgCCGAGGCTAGAATCTCAGGAGTGGATCCGGACATCAATGCGCACTCCGGGCATCCTGATCTTCGGGATGGTTTTGGCTCCATGCGGCTTCGTCCTGAACCTGATCGCCACCGCGGCCCCGAACTGGAGGACCCTCAACAACCTCCCCAACAACCCCCCCTCTAACTTCATCGAGCAAGGCATCTGGCAAATCTGCTCGGGCTCTACAATCGTCACGGGAGTGACGTGCGGTCTGCAGGACACTTTATATTTCAGCAACCAGATCATCCAGGTCGCTCAGGGTTTGATGTTGGCCTCCCTCATCGTGACTATAATCGGATTGTGCGTGGCCATCCCGGGGGTCCGCTGCTGGACCGACAGGCCTAACTGGGTAGTGGCCGGGCTGGGCGGACTGTTGTTCTTCCTCTCAGGCGTCATGACCATCATACCAATCGCCTGGTACACCCGCATCATCAATACCGTCACAACGGTCAGCCCTACCATAGCTGTGAGTGTCGGCTACTGCATCATCCTGGGCTACATCGGAGGGATATTTGAAATCCTTGCCGGCATCGTCATGGCCGTCGGGATCTGCCGTTGCTGCGGAGGAAAGAACCGAGGAGAGAGGCGGATTGAGGAGGTCACGGGGCCCCGGTTCAGCCACCAAAGGCAACCGCAGAGACGAGTTGAAGTGCCCAGCCTGCACCGGGCCAGGAGCAGCGTCAGCAGCAGCGTCCCATACTCAAAGGACTCCATGGATGAGGATGTGTCCTTCCCACGGGCCAAGAGAAACCCAACCCGGTCAGTCAACCCCTCATACAGCGGCAGACCCTATGATGCCGACCTATAA